CCTCGGCGGTGGTTAGCATGCCACCGAGTATTTGCATCGCTTGCACAACTTCCTGAATCCGATCGGTTGCACCCGTGATTTGGCTATAGGTATGAAGAAGAAAAGCAGGGAATGTCATCCCCGTCGCTGCATCGGCAATTTGCTGGCGATAGAGCCCAATGGTGATATCGTGGAAGTGTGGATCCATGGGTATGAGTTCAATACGTCTGCCGATGTCAACAACACGTCGCATAGGGATGCCCTCACAGCGATTAGCGACGGACGAGTCTACCGCCGTAGTGGTTTTCATAGATGTACTTATAGGCGCGTTCTGAGAGCCGTCGCAAAATAAAGGTGCGCTGATTTCTCCAATTCGCAAAGGACTGCCAGCGGTTTCTGTAGGTTGTTTTGGTTCTGTCCTCCATGAGCCCAACAAAAACATAAGGTCTCGATTTTCCTTGTGGGTCTCGGAGCACCAATATGCCGCCGTCTCCTACCAACCCGTAGACAGTGCCGGTTTTGTTATAAACCGCCACCCATGATGGGATGTAGGTTTTTTTAAAGATATAATCTCCGTTTTTGAGTTTGAAATACCACTTCATTTTCTGGGAATACGGGAGTCGCCCGTGCCATAACCGCAAAAAGAACGTGCTGATATCACGAGCGGAGGTCATATTTCTGTAAGTCCGTCCGCCGGCGGGTATGTATTCGACAATCCGGGTCTGTTTAAAATAGGGATAATTGGAGCGTAGTATCCGGTCCACGCGTGCGGGTCCACCGAGTAACCGAATAAAGTAGTTGGTTGATAGGTTTGAGCTCACCTGGATCATCGCTCTCAGGTGTCCCCGATTTGTATTCGTGTGTGCTTGGCGTCCGTGTTTAACTTCATGAAAGTAGGCAAGCATAACGAAGTTCTTAATCAGAGAAGCTGCCATCATCTGCCGATCTTCGTTGATGGACACCAGTTTTTTATTTTTTGAGATATCGTAGACGACGAAACTCGTCCGATCGGTTGTTGAAAGGACGCGACGATTCCGCTTGTTTTTGATATAGAGTTCAAAAGTCGCCTCCAAAGGTGAATCGATCGTTCCTCGGATTTTACTTGGGACACTCCAATATTCTCCCGCTACCGCGCTACCTATCGGAAATAGGAGCGCGACACTACAACAGATGAGGAAAGGGTATAATGTTCGTATGTATCTAAACATTCTATCGCCTTTTTTTTTCCAACGGGTGGAGGAGGTTTTATCTATGAGTGCAAGAGGACATCTGAGTCGTGAATTACTCAGTGCTGGAATTAATATCCGTATTCAGAGTCGGTAGTTGATAACACGCCGCCTCACGATCGTTTCGGACGAGGAGGTAATCCCCCGCGAGAGCGGGTGTGTTCCAAGTTCTACCCTTAAGTGGCGCGAAACGTGCGTGTTCTATATGCTCGTTCGGATTCGTGTCTACGAGTACAACTTCGCCGGATTCGGTCAAAACGAGGAGAACTTCGGAGATCAGAAGCGTCTGCCCGTGTCCGTATCTACCGCGTTTCCATTGACGTGTGCCATCGGCTGGGTTTATACAGGCAAAAATCCCATCGTCTAACCCATACAGGTAGCCTTCGTGATAAACTATGTTGGTGAATTTGGCTTTTAGATATATAGTCTCCCATATAGTAGATACGTTGAATTCACGGGTTGGGTTACGAGAAATTTGAAATAATTTAGCACCGACCCCGTAACCGCTTGAGACGAGGAGTTTATCATCAGGTAGCGGGACCGGCTGCGAAACACATTCGACGGCGGTGGGCCACGGTTGCTGCCATAAGAGTTCACCGCTCAAGGGTTCATGCGCGGTAACGAGTCCTTGATTAAAAAGCACAATCTGTTCGACACCCGCTAACGTCGTGAGGAAGGGGGAGCTGTACCCGCTCTGAGTTCTGTAGCCTATCCAAACGACTTCGCCAGTCTCTCTATGATAGGCAACCGCACCGCCAGCACTGACGACAACGAGTTCTCCGAAAACAAGTGGCGAAATACTTACGCCCCAAGGGGGTGCTTCTGCATCGTGTTCTTCAAAGATGTTCGTTGTCCAGAGTTGTTCTCCCGTCTCAAGGTCGAGGCAGTTAAGGATCCCTGTTGAACCCACGGTGTAAACCCTATTTCCTGAAATCGTGGGGGTTGCTCGCGGTCCGAGTCCAGCGGGGGGGGTGTCGTATCTGGCGTAATCTTGATGACTCCACTTTACGTCGCCCGTGTATAGTTCATAGGAGACCACTTTCTCCATATCGTTTTCCTGTTCTTGTGTGATTGCGGAATTGCCGGCGATTGCGAAACCTGACCAACCCGCGCCGACAGGTCGCCGCCATACTAACTGCGGTGGAGAGTTTTCCCAATCCAGGTTTAACTGCGTCGTAGATATGACTCCGTTTCGGTTCTGTCCGAGGAATTGTGGATAGTCGGTTGCGGATATTTGGGAATTCGACGCGATTTCAGAACGCGATAGGAAGGTCGTTTGTCGCTCTTGCCAACGCCATTCAAATATCGGGACAAGGTCGCCGCTGAATCCTTTGAACTCCAATAGGTTGGTCCCGAGAAAACCGATCAAAACGAGCGCCGCAAGCACAACGGATTTCAGGCGCCATCTCATTTCAGAGAGAAATAACAACCATAATATGCCCAAAATGACTGTGCCGATGACAATTGTGGTGGTTAAGAGAATCCTGTCTTGACGATGACCCGCGTCAAAAATCCATGTCACCAGCGTGCCTAAAATGGCTAAACCAACGACAACCCAGAGAGGCCACCAGCGGATCGATTTTGGAGTGTTTTCCACTGTGAGAGTTCCTTTCCTTCATGAAACGTAAGATTACGCCTAAATTTTGAAGATTTTACACGATTATACTAACTATAATAGTGTCTTTCATTAAGGTTTGTCAAGGAAATTCGTAGGGGCCTGGGATGCGAGCGTTTTTCGCGATCTAAATCGTGTGAAACTTTGCATAAGGAAAGGACGTTATGATAAAATATTAGAGGGTGTGTTTTAGGATTATAGGAATTCTGTGCGGAAGGGAGAACAGGATGCGTTTTGAGAACAAGGTTGCATTCGTAACAGGGGGCGGTGGACCCTTAGGTATTGGGAGAGCGGCGTGTTTGGCGTTCGCCCGTGAAGGGGCATCTGTCGTGGTCGCCGGGGGTAGAAGGGCAGCGGCTGTAGCCGCCGAGATCCGCGCCGAGGGTGGAAAGGCTATTGCTGTTCCGTTAGATGTCACCCTGCCGGAAGAGGTCCAGGAAGCCATAGAGATCGCCGTGAAGACATTTAAACGGATTGATATTCTCTTCAATAACGCCGGGATTCTCGGTAGGCAGCCCTTGTTTGAAGTGACACCAGACCACTTTGACAGGGTCATGGCGGTGAACGTGAAGGGATGCCTGCTCTGTGCACAGGCGGTCGCTGAGGTGATGATTCAGCAGGGCATCCGAGGGCGCATTATTAACAACTCCTCTATTTTTGCCGAGGAATCTCACGTGGGGGTTTTGAGTTATTGTGTAAGTAAAGCTGCGCTGAATCGACTCACACGGAGCCTCGCACTCGAACTCCGTCCGCACGGTATCACCGTAAATGCCGTTGCACCGGGAGGCGGGGCACCCACCGGTATGAACGCTTCACGGAATCTTCCTGAAGATGACACGCTCCCGGATTTACCACCCGCTTCACCCGACCTGCCGCCGCTTGAACGCGGGGCAACCGTCTGGGACTATATCGGGGCAGTGTTGTTTCTTGCCTCTGATGAAGCCGCCTATATCAGTGGCGATATTATGACTGTTGACGGGGGAGCTGTTTCGCGTCGATGAATTGTGAGGAGGAGAAGACTTTTTGGGATTTATTGAACCGTTAAAAACTTCCTGTTTCGTTCTCTTTGAATGGCTAAAAGGGCATGGAGTGATGCTAATCTCTGTCTCTGTCACGAGTTTTATCGTGAGCCTCCTCTTTTGCACGCTGGTGATTGCTTACTTACCTTCCAACTATTTCTTACCGACTGGACAGGCGAGCCGCATCAAACACCCCGTTTTGCGGATAGGTCTCAAGTTCTTAAAAAATCTATTTGCGGTGCTTCTTGTTATTGTAGGGATTATCCAGATACCCTTACCCGGACAAGGTGTTTTGACGATACTGATCGGGATTATCATCAGCGATCTTCCGGGAAAGCGGCGGGTGGAACGGCGGATTATACAGTTGCCAGCCATCTTAACGACCGCAAACGGCATTCGTTCACGCTTTAAGCGTCCGTTGTTTGTATTGGATGAGTCGGTGGAAGTCTCTGATTCAGAGTCGTCATCGCGGTGTAGATGAAGCCGCTCGGATTACCGGGGGACCAATTGCTTGTGAATCTCCAATAACCGTTGGAGTTCTTCGATCGGTTTTTCGGCATCGTCCACCCGTAGATCGATGTATCGGTCGTTGAAGCCGCCGTAGCCGCTACCCTCTTGAACGACGAGCAGGGCGGCGGATTGTTGTCCGCGCGCGTCCCCGCCTGCTGCTTGTCCTGCGAAAAGTGCCGCCATTAATCTGTCCGCCAGTTCACCCTCTGTTGCCTCGAACGTTTTGCCCATCGCTTTGACGACTTCTTCACTCGCGAGGATGTTGCCTTGTGCTGTGTAATGTTTCCCTGAAACGGCACCTGCCCACGCGTTGCATTCATCGCCTGTATAGTTAGCAATGTTGCCTTGCGCATCCACGATTCCGACCTGCCGGGTGGCACGTCCCGGGTCCTCTGCGATGAGACGTGCCAAAGTCTGTTCAGCGGAGAGTCCGCTTTTGAGAAGTTTTAAACCGTTCGGCCCGAAGGTCGTATTTGCCCAAGATTGGGTTGCAATCGCGCCAACCCCTGCCGCTGCCCACGGGACAACCGAGCCAACGGCGAAAAATTTGGATTGCACAGCGATGCCAAGCGCGCCGGTTTCTGCGTCATACCCGACAAT
This window of the Candidatus Poribacteria bacterium genome carries:
- a CDS encoding serine hydrolase, producing the protein MFRYIRTLYPFLICCSVALLFPIGSAVAGEYWSVPSKIRGTIDSPLEATFELYIKNKRNRRVLSTTDRTSFVVYDISKNKKLVSINEDRQMMAASLIKNFVMLAYFHEVKHGRQAHTNTNRGHLRAMIQVSSNLSTNYFIRLLGGPARVDRILRSNYPYFKQTRIVEYIPAGGRTYRNMTSARDISTFFLRLWHGRLPYSQKMKWYFKLKNGDYIFKKTYIPSWVAVYNKTGTVYGLVGDGGILVLRDPQGKSRPYVFVGLMEDRTKTTYRNRWQSFANWRNQRTFILRRLSERAYKYIYENHYGGRLVRR
- a CDS encoding PQQ-binding-like beta-propeller repeat protein — translated: MENTPKSIRWWPLWVVVGLAILGTLVTWIFDAGHRQDRILLTTTIVIGTVILGILWLLFLSEMRWRLKSVVLAALVLIGFLGTNLLEFKGFSGDLVPIFEWRWQERQTTFLSRSEIASNSQISATDYPQFLGQNRNGVISTTQLNLDWENSPPQLVWRRPVGAGWSGFAIAGNSAITQEQENDMEKVVSYELYTGDVKWSHQDYARYDTPPAGLGPRATPTISGNRVYTVGSTGILNCLDLETGEQLWTTNIFEEHDAEAPPWGVSISPLVFGELVVVSAGGAVAYHRETGEVVWIGYRTQSGYSSPFLTTLAGVEQIVLFNQGLVTAHEPLSGELLWQQPWPTAVECVSQPVPLPDDKLLVSSGYGVGAKLFQISRNPTREFNVSTIWETIYLKAKFTNIVYHEGYLYGLDDGIFACINPADGTRQWKRGRYGHGQTLLISEVLLVLTESGEVVLVDTNPNEHIEHARFAPLKGRTWNTPALAGDYLLVRNDREAACYQLPTLNTDINSSTE
- a CDS encoding SDR family oxidoreductase; amino-acid sequence: MRFENKVAFVTGGGGPLGIGRAACLAFAREGASVVVAGGRRAAAVAAEIRAEGGKAIAVPLDVTLPEEVQEAIEIAVKTFKRIDILFNNAGILGRQPLFEVTPDHFDRVMAVNVKGCLLCAQAVAEVMIQQGIRGRIINNSSIFAEESHVGVLSYCVSKAALNRLTRSLALELRPHGITVNAVAPGGGAPTGMNASRNLPEDDTLPDLPPASPDLPPLERGATVWDYIGAVLFLASDEAAYISGDIMTVDGGAVSRR
- a CDS encoding DUF1028 domain-containing protein, coding for MLFIPLSLLFHLSEPDTSREKFVLPPIATFSIVGYDAETGALGIAVQSKFFAVGSVVPWAAAGVGAIATQSWANTTFGPNGLKLLKSGLSAEQTLARLIAEDPGRATRQVGIVDAQGNIANYTGDECNAWAGAVSGKHYTAQGNILASEEVVKAMGKTFEATEGELADRLMAALFAGQAAGGDARGQQSAALLVVQEGSGYGGFNDRYIDLRVDDAEKPIEELQRLLEIHKQLVPR